A part of Desulfomicrobium baculatum DSM 4028 genomic DNA contains:
- the fliM gene encoding flagellar motor switch protein FliM — translation MSKILNQDEVDALLRGISGGEIETEEEVAADTKGFVAFDLANQDRIIRGRMPVLEIINDRFSRLCTSALANTMRKRVDVNPISIDMSKFGDFMRSLPVPTSINIFKIDPLRGNALLVVDTRLVFSLVENFFGGAGSQPKIEGRDFTPIEQSIIVKVVKIILANLEDAWRPVHEVSIELLRSEINPQFATIVPPSDVVVVISFEVELENALGSMVLALPYATIEPIRSKLYAAFQTERLEIDHAWISRFRDRLMETPVDMNVTFGTTQITGRQLLDMKVGDILMLDQDEDDMLSGRIHGILKFFGLPGFVKGNKAFKIIKEQELNY, via the coding sequence ATGAGTAAGATCCTGAATCAGGATGAGGTCGATGCCCTGCTCCGGGGAATTTCGGGCGGGGAGATCGAGACCGAAGAAGAGGTGGCCGCTGATACGAAAGGCTTCGTGGCTTTTGATCTGGCCAACCAGGACCGGATCATTCGCGGCCGCATGCCGGTGCTTGAGATCATAAATGATCGCTTTTCACGACTTTGCACCAGTGCATTGGCCAATACCATGCGTAAACGGGTGGACGTGAATCCGATCTCCATCGATATGTCCAAGTTCGGTGATTTCATGCGTTCCCTGCCCGTGCCGACGAGCATCAATATTTTCAAGATCGATCCCCTGCGCGGCAATGCCCTGCTGGTGGTCGATACCCGGCTGGTGTTTTCCCTGGTGGAGAATTTTTTTGGCGGTGCGGGCAGCCAGCCTAAAATCGAGGGCCGTGATTTCACGCCCATCGAACAGTCCATCATCGTCAAGGTGGTCAAGATCATCCTGGCCAATCTGGAAGACGCCTGGCGTCCGGTGCACGAGGTCAGCATCGAGCTGCTGCGCTCCGAGATCAATCCCCAGTTTGCCACCATTGTCCCTCCCAGCGACGTGGTGGTGGTCATCTCTTTCGAGGTGGAACTGGAAAACGCCCTGGGGTCCATGGTTCTGGCGCTGCCATACGCAACCATAGAACCCATCAGGTCGAAGCTTTATGCCGCCTTCCAGACCGAGCGACTGGAAATTGACCATGCCTGGATTTCCCGTTTTCGGGATCGGCTCATGGAGACGCCCGTTGACATGAACGTCACGTTCGGCACGACGCAGATCACCGGACGCCAGCTCCTCGACATGAAGGTCGGCGACATACTCATGCTGGATCAGGACGAGGACGACATGCTTTCGGGCCGCATTCACGGGATTCTCAAATTTTTTGGACTTCCGGGTTTTGTCAAGGGAAACAAGGCGTTCAAGATCATTAAAGAACAGGAACTCAATTACTAG
- a CDS encoding flagellar basal body-associated FliL family protein, giving the protein MAEKKAPAPEKAEKKKGGKLKLIIIALVVLGVLGGGGFAAWKFFLQPKTAGDAAANATAEGAGEQKAEVEPGGQLVTLDSFVVNLSDPMGRRYLKTTLDVEVASAAAAAELTAAMPKVKDTLLLLLSSKSFADISSMDKKIELKNDIVSRLNQIIGKNKVRNVYFTEFVVQ; this is encoded by the coding sequence ATGGCCGAAAAAAAAGCGCCTGCACCGGAAAAGGCGGAAAAGAAAAAGGGCGGCAAGCTCAAGCTCATTATCATAGCGCTCGTTGTGCTTGGCGTTCTGGGTGGGGGCGGTTTTGCGGCGTGGAAGTTCTTTCTGCAGCCGAAGACGGCAGGCGATGCGGCCGCAAACGCCACTGCCGAGGGCGCCGGTGAGCAGAAGGCCGAGGTCGAGCCCGGGGGACAATTGGTGACTCTGGATTCTTTCGTGGTCAATCTCTCCGACCCCATGGGACGCAGATATCTGAAAACCACGCTGGACGTGGAAGTGGCGAGCGCTGCCGCAGCGGCGGAATTGACCGCGGCCATGCCCAAGGTCAAGGATACGCTGCTGCTCCTGCTTTCCAGCAAATCTTTCGCCGATATCAGCAGCATGGACAAGAAGATCGAGCTGAAAAACGACATCGTCAGCCGTCTGAACCAGATTATCGGCAAGAACAAGGTGCGCAATGTCTATTTTACGGAATTCGTGGTCCAATAA
- a CDS encoding OmpA/MotB family protein, translated as MARRKKRAELESPGASWMVTFADLMTLLLSFFVLLLSMSSMDKSILRDVVSHFVGDMGLAPKKGAGRLTTKFEFMNRIIENPAEALHDPQRIKDLLFPDEVLPEGMARSTLNENLQILVRPEGIALVLSDGMLFGVGESALTEDSRKLLSEFAQFLASVTMPVNVAGYTDNIPAGQKDNYMLSSERAMSVLTFFLQQGFDPRRFSVSAYGEAFPLGDNATPEGRAKNRRVEILLKTTGRTYL; from the coding sequence ATGGCCCGCAGGAAAAAACGCGCCGAGTTGGAGTCGCCGGGTGCGTCCTGGATGGTCACCTTCGCGGACCTCATGACCCTGCTGCTGAGTTTTTTTGTGCTGCTTTTGTCCATGTCGTCCATGGACAAGTCCATCCTGCGCGATGTGGTTTCCCATTTCGTGGGCGACATGGGGCTGGCTCCGAAAAAAGGGGCGGGCAGGCTGACGACCAAGTTCGAGTTCATGAACAGGATCATCGAGAATCCGGCGGAGGCGCTGCACGATCCGCAACGCATCAAGGATTTGCTTTTTCCGGATGAGGTCTTGCCCGAGGGTATGGCCAGGAGCACCCTCAACGAGAACCTGCAGATCCTGGTGCGTCCCGAGGGCATAGCCCTTGTCCTCTCCGACGGGATGCTCTTTGGCGTCGGCGAAAGCGCTCTGACGGAGGATAGCCGCAAGCTCCTGTCGGAGTTCGCCCAGTTTCTGGCCTCCGTGACCATGCCGGTCAATGTGGCGGGGTACACGGACAATATCCCTGCGGGTCAAAAGGACAACTATATGCTGTCCTCGGAGCGGGCCATGTCAGTGCTGACCTTCTTTTTGCAGCAGGGTTTTGATCCCAGGCGTTTTTCCGTCTCCGCTTACGGCGAGGCATTTCCCTTGGGCGACAATGCCACGCCTGAGGGTCGGGCCAAGAACAGAAGAGTGGAGATTTTATTGAAAACCACGGGCAGAACGTATCTTTAG
- a CDS encoding OmpA/MotB family protein, translated as MIRKRARIEQSKPGLPSWMITFSDLVTLMMTFFIVLVSMASLTDIYKRKVAIGSVSGTFGTGAPSMNDLTTVDTRTQVDPGPINVFKDLSPVRDHLWEDPDKDLRFESNRFMQRLSIGADALFAPGSADLTAGGRSLLDRLRPVVMESSHPLGLSGHTSEGMDEFGPDYLAKPWIKVDFSWELSLARVMAVYKYFIETGVEPEKLRLEAFGRFRPRLTTEAPGERQTNRRVEITLDRRVGSWSHEMAAQAVREESTQKPGDSYRVKDFLFRFDLPGEP; from the coding sequence GTGATCAGAAAAAGGGCACGAATCGAGCAATCGAAACCAGGGCTTCCGTCCTGGATGATCACCTTTTCGGACCTGGTCACCCTGATGATGACCTTTTTCATTGTGCTCGTGTCCATGGCCTCGCTTACGGACATCTACAAGCGCAAAGTCGCCATCGGCTCCGTTTCCGGCACCTTCGGCACCGGCGCGCCCAGCATGAACGACCTGACCACGGTGGACACCAGGACTCAGGTCGATCCCGGGCCCATCAACGTTTTCAAGGACCTCTCCCCGGTCAGGGACCATCTCTGGGAAGACCCGGACAAGGACCTGCGCTTTGAATCCAACCGCTTCATGCAGCGGCTGTCCATTGGGGCCGATGCCCTTTTCGCCCCCGGTTCCGCAGACCTCACGGCGGGCGGGCGGTCGCTTCTGGACCGCTTGCGTCCCGTGGTCATGGAAAGCTCGCATCCTTTAGGGTTGTCGGGGCACACCTCTGAGGGCATGGACGAGTTTGGCCCGGATTATTTGGCCAAGCCGTGGATAAAGGTCGATTTTTCCTGGGAGCTGTCTCTGGCGCGGGTCATGGCCGTGTACAAATATTTCATTGAGACCGGCGTCGAGCCTGAAAAATTACGCTTGGAGGCATTTGGACGATTCCGGCCGCGCTTGACCACCGAGGCCCCCGGTGAGAGGCAGACCAACCGGCGGGTTGAAATCACCCTCGACCGGCGTGTCGGCAGCTGGAGCCACGAAATGGCGGCCCAGGCCGTTCGCGAAGAATCTACCCAAAAGCCCGGGGACAGCTACCGGGTGAAGGATTTTCTGTTCCGTTTCGACCTGCCGGGAGAACCCTGA
- a CDS encoding motility protein A: MDLATIIGILVAFGLVIAALGGDGFLFLDFSSLLIVIGGTIGAVLVTYPLESVLGVARIIKKTFMSKADDPTALIAQFSDYATRVRREGILSLEAHLKNIPDDFLRKGLQLTVDGLDPQLIQEIMETEISCLEERHLKGAEILQTFGNLAPAMGMIGTVIGLVLMLKRMNDPSTIGPAMAVALLTTFYGAVMANLIFIPMAGKLRARSREEVLVRSMIVEGIMSISRGENPRILEEKLNSYLPPKERKVRS, translated from the coding sequence ATGGATCTGGCCACAATCATCGGAATCTTGGTCGCCTTCGGGCTGGTCATCGCCGCCCTTGGCGGGGACGGCTTTTTGTTTCTGGATTTTTCCTCGCTGCTCATCGTCATTGGCGGAACCATAGGCGCGGTGCTGGTGACCTATCCTTTGGAGAGCGTTCTCGGCGTGGCCCGCATCATCAAGAAGACGTTCATGTCCAAGGCCGACGATCCGACGGCCCTGATCGCCCAGTTTTCCGACTACGCCACCCGGGTTCGGCGCGAGGGAATCCTGTCCCTGGAAGCGCATCTGAAGAACATCCCGGATGATTTTCTGCGCAAAGGCCTGCAACTGACCGTGGACGGTCTTGATCCGCAGCTGATCCAGGAAATCATGGAGACCGAGATTTCATGTCTTGAGGAGCGGCACCTGAAGGGGGCCGAAATTCTGCAGACCTTTGGAAATCTGGCTCCGGCAATGGGCATGATCGGGACGGTCATCGGGCTTGTGCTCATGCTCAAGCGCATGAACGACCCCTCCACCATCGGCCCGGCCATGGCCGTGGCCCTCTTGACCACCTTTTACGGAGCCGTCATGGCCAATCTGATTTTCATTCCCATGGCCGGCAAGCTGCGCGCGCGCAGCCGGGAGGAAGTTCTGGTCCGTTCCATGATCGTGGAAGGGATCATGTCCATTTCCCGGGGCGAGAACCCGCGCATTCTCGAAGAAAAGCTGAACAGCTATCTGCCTCCCAAGGAGCGCAAGGTCAGGTCCTGA
- a CDS encoding YggS family pyridoxal phosphate-dependent enzyme: protein MDQSSITDRWLKVLEQMAAAARRAGRAPDSARLLAVSKLHPAHDIRALFEAGQPMFGENYVQEALGKMAVLPREISWHLIGHLQTNKVKSVVGRFALIHGVDSLKLARSLHCQAEAMDLTQDVLVQVNLAAEKQKSGIFEADLPPLAEFLAGSSFLRWRGLMLMPPFFDDPDRARPYFARLRELADTLRTGFGLALPELSMGMTGDFEAAIEEGATLVRIGTRIFGERGSN from the coding sequence ATGGATCAATCAAGCATCACCGACCGTTGGCTAAAAGTCCTGGAGCAGATGGCCGCAGCTGCCCGCAGGGCCGGGCGGGCGCCGGACAGCGCGCGTCTGCTGGCCGTTTCAAAGCTGCATCCGGCGCACGACATCCGGGCGCTTTTCGAGGCCGGTCAGCCGATGTTCGGTGAGAATTACGTGCAGGAGGCCCTCGGCAAGATGGCGGTCCTGCCGCGCGAGATATCCTGGCATCTTATCGGACATCTGCAGACCAACAAGGTCAAGAGCGTGGTCGGGCGCTTTGCCCTGATTCACGGGGTGGATTCTCTGAAACTGGCCCGCTCGTTGCATTGTCAGGCCGAAGCCATGGATCTGACGCAGGACGTGCTGGTGCAGGTCAACTTGGCCGCAGAAAAACAAAAGAGCGGTATATTCGAGGCGGACCTGCCTCCTTTGGCTGAGTTTCTGGCCGGAAGTTCGTTCTTGCGCTGGCGGGGACTCATGCTCATGCCTCCTTTTTTTGATGATCCTGATCGGGCGCGCCCCTATTTCGCCCGCTTGCGGGAGCTTGCCGATACCTTGCGCACAGGCTTCGGCCTTGCCTTGCCGGAATTGTCCATGGGCATGACCGGGGATTTCGAGGCGGCAATCGAGGAAGGGGCCACCTTGGTGCGCATCGGCACCAGAATATTTGGAGAACGCGGCTCAAACTAA
- the era gene encoding GTPase Era produces MSPTYRAGFIALVGPPNAGKSTFLNKVLGEKIAIVSPKPQTTRTSITGIHTTAEEQIIFLDTPGVHTARGKLNRFLVDAAWGALQEANGVILFLDGSRYAGNEKALERDLRPLASRIGSLGVPMAVALNKVDQIKPKERLLGLLADCAERWPGVELVPISARTGVGVDGLLAVVREFLPLSPALFPEDQLSTASVRFMASEIVREKLFLALDQELPYNVAVEIETWEELPEQNMTMIGAMIYTSKNSHKGMIVGKQGQNLKVIGQQARQELKALLGTKVHLELWVKVREGWTEDGQFMTSLGLGS; encoded by the coding sequence ATGTCCCCTACCTATCGAGCAGGATTCATCGCCCTAGTCGGGCCCCCCAATGCAGGAAAGTCCACTTTTCTGAACAAGGTCCTTGGCGAAAAGATCGCCATTGTCTCTCCCAAGCCCCAGACCACCCGTACCAGCATCACCGGGATTCACACCACCGCCGAAGAGCAGATCATTTTTCTGGATACGCCCGGCGTGCACACCGCGCGCGGCAAGCTGAACCGTTTTCTGGTCGATGCCGCCTGGGGTGCCTTGCAGGAGGCCAACGGCGTCATCCTGTTTCTTGACGGCTCTCGGTATGCGGGCAACGAAAAGGCCCTGGAGCGCGACCTGCGTCCTCTGGCCAGTCGCATCGGTTCTCTTGGCGTGCCCATGGCCGTGGCCTTGAACAAGGTCGATCAGATCAAGCCCAAAGAACGCTTGCTCGGACTGCTGGCCGATTGCGCCGAGCGTTGGCCCGGAGTGGAGCTGGTGCCCATCTCGGCCCGCACCGGCGTAGGCGTTGACGGTCTTCTGGCCGTGGTCCGCGAATTCTTGCCCCTGAGCCCGGCGCTTTTTCCCGAAGATCAGTTGAGCACGGCTTCCGTGCGTTTCATGGCCTCGGAGATCGTCCGCGAAAAGCTTTTCCTGGCTCTGGACCAGGAACTGCCCTACAACGTGGCCGTTGAAATCGAGACTTGGGAAGAATTGCCGGAGCAGAACATGACCATGATCGGGGCCATGATCTATACGTCAAAAAACAGTCACAAAGGAATGATCGTGGGCAAGCAGGGGCAGAATTTGAAGGTTATCGGCCAACAGGCCCGCCAGGAACTCAAAGCGCTGCTCGGCACAAAGGTGCATCTGGAACTTTGGGTCAAGGTGCGCGAAGGATGGACCGAGGACGGTCAGTTCATGACTTCCCTGGGCCTTGGGTCCTAG
- the topA gene encoding type I DNA topoisomerase codes for MGKDLIIVESPAKIKTIKKFLGGGYEVEASVGHVRDLPTKTLGVDEGNDFAPDYQIIPGKAKVVSKLKSAAKAADTVYLAPDPDREGEAIAWHVAEVIRTSNPNVKRIQFNEITAKAVKEALANPTELRKPLFDSQQARRILDRLVGYKISPLLWKKVKRGLSAGRVQSVALRLIVDRERERQAFVSEEYWVFKITVQGETPPPFDADLWKVDGEKPVIGDEKTALALESRVDGQSYVVRDIVEKERQRHPRPPFITSTLQQDASNKLGFNAKRTMSVAQRLYEGVELGERGTTALITYMRTDSVRISDEAKDGAREWITRTLGPEFYPKEPRVYKSKGSAQDAHEAIRPVDPSLTPDSIKNNLPPEQYKLYRLIWERFMASQMASARFWDTVATIESGPAQWRAKGERLVFPGFLQIWPQSSDNQSALLPKLVTGQELRLEKLHKEQKFTQPPARFSEASLVHKLEELGIGRPSTYAAIISTLTERDYVHIEEKHFQPTDLGVIVCDLLVEHFAHLMDAGFTARMEESLDHVAEGETDWVALLRDFTLDFNPTLDKARENMTQVKAGMDTGLSCPQCEDGRLVVKFGKNGTFLGCANYPACSFTSNYIRNNAGEIELVKEEAPEELGPCPKCEDGRLVVKKTKTGGRFVACSNYPACRHTKSVSTGVACPKDGCDGELVEKTSRRGKPFYSCSKYPKCDYAVWDFPVAKPCPLCESKILVRKETKARGAHLACPVKDCGYWEKLD; via the coding sequence ATGGGCAAGGACTTAATCATCGTCGAATCACCCGCCAAAATCAAAACCATCAAAAAGTTTCTGGGCGGCGGGTATGAAGTGGAAGCATCCGTGGGACACGTGCGTGACCTGCCGACCAAAACCCTGGGCGTGGACGAGGGCAATGACTTTGCCCCGGACTATCAGATCATCCCCGGCAAGGCCAAGGTCGTCAGCAAACTCAAATCCGCGGCCAAGGCTGCGGACACGGTCTATCTGGCACCCGACCCGGACCGTGAAGGGGAGGCCATCGCTTGGCACGTGGCCGAAGTCATCCGGACTTCCAATCCGAATGTGAAACGCATTCAGTTCAACGAGATCACGGCCAAGGCGGTCAAAGAAGCCTTGGCCAACCCCACGGAACTGCGCAAGCCCCTCTTCGATTCCCAGCAGGCCAGACGCATTCTGGATCGCCTGGTGGGCTACAAAATTTCTCCGCTGCTCTGGAAAAAGGTCAAACGCGGCCTGTCCGCCGGCCGGGTCCAATCCGTGGCCCTGCGTCTCATCGTGGACCGCGAACGTGAACGCCAGGCCTTTGTTTCCGAAGAATACTGGGTTTTCAAGATCACGGTCCAGGGCGAGACCCCTCCGCCCTTTGACGCCGACCTGTGGAAAGTGGACGGGGAAAAACCCGTCATCGGCGACGAAAAGACGGCCCTGGCCCTGGAAAGCCGCGTCGACGGACAGTCTTATGTGGTACGGGACATCGTCGAGAAGGAACGCCAGCGCCACCCTCGTCCGCCGTTCATCACCTCCACCCTGCAGCAGGATGCCAGCAACAAGCTCGGCTTCAACGCCAAACGGACCATGTCCGTGGCTCAGCGCCTCTACGAGGGCGTAGAGCTTGGCGAACGCGGAACCACGGCACTCATCACCTACATGCGTACCGACTCGGTGCGCATTTCTGATGAGGCCAAGGACGGCGCCCGCGAGTGGATCACCCGCACCCTGGGGCCGGAATTCTATCCCAAGGAGCCCCGGGTCTACAAAAGCAAGGGCAGCGCCCAGGACGCGCACGAAGCCATTCGCCCCGTCGATCCGAGCCTGACTCCCGATTCCATCAAAAACAACCTGCCGCCCGAACAGTACAAGCTCTACCGGCTCATCTGGGAGCGCTTCATGGCCTCGCAGATGGCTTCCGCCCGCTTCTGGGATACCGTGGCCACCATTGAAAGCGGCCCGGCCCAATGGCGCGCCAAAGGCGAGAGACTCGTCTTCCCCGGTTTTCTGCAGATCTGGCCGCAATCCTCGGACAACCAGAGCGCCTTGCTGCCGAAACTTGTGACCGGACAGGAACTGCGTCTGGAGAAGCTGCACAAGGAACAGAAATTCACCCAGCCCCCGGCTCGCTTCTCGGAAGCGTCCCTGGTGCACAAGCTCGAAGAGCTGGGCATCGGCCGACCCTCGACCTATGCGGCCATCATCTCCACCCTGACAGAGCGCGACTACGTCCACATCGAGGAAAAACATTTCCAGCCCACGGACCTGGGCGTCATTGTCTGCGACCTTCTGGTGGAACATTTCGCCCACCTCATGGACGCCGGCTTCACGGCGCGCATGGAAGAAAGCCTCGACCATGTCGCCGAGGGCGAAACCGACTGGGTCGCCCTGCTCCGGGATTTCACCCTGGACTTCAACCCGACCCTGGACAAGGCGCGGGAAAACATGACCCAGGTCAAGGCCGGCATGGACACGGGACTGTCCTGTCCCCAATGCGAGGATGGCAGGCTTGTGGTCAAATTCGGCAAGAACGGAACTTTTCTGGGCTGCGCCAACTATCCGGCCTGTTCCTTTACCAGCAACTACATCCGCAACAACGCCGGGGAAATCGAGCTGGTCAAGGAAGAAGCGCCCGAAGAGCTCGGGCCCTGCCCCAAATGCGAAGACGGTCGGTTGGTGGTCAAAAAGACCAAGACCGGCGGCAGATTTGTAGCCTGCTCCAATTATCCCGCCTGCCGCCACACCAAATCCGTGAGTACCGGCGTGGCCTGCCCCAAGGACGGCTGCGACGGCGAACTGGTCGAAAAAACCAGCCGCCGCGGGAAGCCCTTCTATTCCTGCAGCAAATATCCCAAATGCGATTACGCGGTCTGGGATTTCCCCGTGGCCAAGCCCTGTCCGCTGTGCGAATCAAAAATCCTGGTGCGCAAAGAGACCAAGGCCAGGGGAGCGCACCTGGCCTGTCCGGTCAAGGATTGCGGATACTGGGAAAAATTGGACTAG
- a CDS encoding DUF2156 domain-containing protein yields METTFRPITLDGQEEYNRRLAQCSQKPSDYSFINLWGWGREYGLEWSFRDDYVLIRQTFPQTLYWAPVGDWEKADWGALQDSLPESTCFIRIPEELKLIWEQRLSGVEVEECREHWDYLYDVGELTELKGRKFHNKKNLLNQFMRDHDAKFVTLDEKTVECALALQTDWFLWRNSENDQTLDAENLAIVKVMHDWSRLGGLIGGGLVVDEKMIAYTIAEALDDTTVVIHFEKGCPNFKGVYQAINQIFLEQCCQGFQIVNREQDLGDEGLRKAKLSYNPVAFLKKYRVCMRGGLV; encoded by the coding sequence ATGGAAACAACGTTTCGCCCCATCACCCTTGACGGGCAGGAAGAATATAACCGGCGCCTGGCACAGTGCAGCCAAAAACCGTCGGATTACAGCTTTATCAACCTCTGGGGCTGGGGCCGGGAATACGGCCTGGAATGGTCCTTCAGGGACGATTATGTACTGATTCGGCAAACCTTTCCGCAGACCTTGTACTGGGCTCCTGTCGGGGATTGGGAAAAGGCCGACTGGGGGGCCTTGCAGGACTCCCTGCCTGAGAGCACCTGCTTTATCCGCATCCCCGAGGAATTGAAGCTCATCTGGGAACAACGATTGAGCGGGGTCGAAGTCGAGGAGTGCAGGGAACACTGGGATTATCTCTATGATGTTGGTGAGTTGACCGAGCTGAAAGGGCGGAAATTTCACAACAAGAAAAATCTGCTCAATCAGTTCATGCGCGACCATGACGCAAAATTCGTGACACTGGATGAAAAAACGGTGGAATGCGCCTTAGCCTTGCAGACGGATTGGTTTTTGTGGCGCAACAGCGAGAACGACCAGACTCTGGACGCGGAAAACCTGGCCATCGTCAAGGTCATGCATGACTGGTCCAGGCTGGGGGGGCTTATCGGAGGGGGGCTGGTGGTCGATGAAAAGATGATCGCCTACACCATTGCGGAAGCCTTGGACGATACGACCGTCGTGATCCATTTTGAAAAAGGGTGTCCCAATTTCAAGGGCGTGTACCAGGCCATCAACCAGATTTTTCTGGAGCAGTGCTGCCAGGGCTTCCAAATCGTCAACCGTGAGCAGGACCTTGGCGACGAAGGGTTGCGCAAAGCCAAGCTCAGCTACAACCCGGTGGCGTTTCTGAAGAAATACAGGGTCTGTATGCGGGGCGGGTTGGTCTAG
- the recJ gene encoding single-stranded-DNA-specific exonuclease RecJ → MNLMSDTQADWKLKTPAPEAELSVAQQRGIAERLEVSPLLVHLMSLRGLACESDMDKFLSPGLRYLHPLDKWPGIEAGAALICAAVKENRRIAVWGDYDVDGITATTLVIDFMARRGVEVSHYIPDRLDFGYGLHVDGIRELAAQGVGLLLTVDCGIANIEEIREAKALGMHVIITDHHLPGQDLPEAEVIINPKLEGWPTPNLAGVGVAFLLMGAVNRLLPGAAVDIRDFLDLVALGTVADVVPLDEQNRILVKNGLLLIKEGRRPGIQALKEISGLGPDDNVGTGSIGFALAPRINAAGRIGDPDLAVRMLLATDPEEARQLATKLDKLNAKRKLEEQRILEEAITQAESQLHLPGLVLHSEHWHSGIIGIVASRIVERFHRPCLILTKENGIFKGSGRSTPTFDLYQALLSCKQCLYKFGGHRQAAGLKLEPFQLANLKNLFAWAVEEQLGANPAPPVLELDAELPFALITATLLKELELLQPYGQGNPRPIFLSPPLSILKHRFFSQKKHLELHLSDSSDGTNMRAVAWRQGERWQDASFTGKQIKIAYTPRLSKFNGLQQIELAVQDILSLE, encoded by the coding sequence ATGAACCTTATGTCAGATACCCAGGCCGACTGGAAACTAAAAACTCCTGCCCCCGAAGCAGAACTCAGCGTTGCTCAGCAAAGAGGCATCGCCGAACGGCTTGAAGTGAGCCCCCTGCTGGTTCACTTGATGTCCCTGCGCGGTCTGGCCTGTGAATCCGACATGGACAAATTCCTGAGCCCCGGGCTTCGCTACCTGCATCCGCTGGACAAATGGCCCGGCATCGAAGCAGGTGCGGCCCTGATCTGCGCCGCGGTGAAGGAAAACCGCAGGATCGCGGTCTGGGGCGACTACGATGTGGACGGAATTACCGCCACGACGCTGGTCATAGACTTCATGGCCCGCCGGGGCGTCGAGGTGAGCCATTACATCCCCGACAGGCTTGACTTCGGTTACGGGCTGCATGTCGACGGCATCCGCGAACTGGCGGCCCAGGGTGTCGGTCTCCTGCTGACCGTCGATTGCGGCATCGCCAACATCGAAGAGATTCGAGAAGCCAAGGCGCTGGGGATGCACGTCATCATCACCGACCATCACCTGCCCGGCCAGGACCTGCCCGAGGCCGAGGTCATCATCAACCCCAAGCTCGAGGGCTGGCCCACTCCCAACCTCGCCGGGGTCGGAGTGGCTTTTCTGCTCATGGGCGCGGTAAACCGTCTCCTCCCCGGGGCCGCGGTGGACATCCGCGATTTCCTGGACCTGGTCGCCCTGGGCACAGTCGCCGACGTTGTCCCCCTGGATGAACAGAACAGAATCCTGGTCAAAAACGGGCTTCTGCTGATCAAGGAAGGCCGCCGTCCCGGCATCCAGGCCCTCAAGGAAATCAGCGGACTTGGACCTGACGACAACGTGGGTACAGGCTCCATCGGCTTCGCCCTGGCGCCCCGCATCAATGCCGCCGGCCGCATCGGCGACCCGGACCTCGCCGTACGCATGCTCTTGGCGACAGACCCGGAGGAAGCACGGCAGCTGGCCACGAAACTCGACAAACTCAACGCCAAACGCAAACTCGAAGAGCAGCGCATCCTGGAAGAAGCCATCACCCAGGCCGAGTCACAGCTTCACCTGCCCGGCCTCGTGCTGCATTCCGAACACTGGCACTCAGGCATCATCGGCATCGTGGCCTCGCGCATCGTGGAGCGCTTTCATCGCCCGTGTCTGATCCTGACCAAAGAAAACGGAATCTTCAAAGGCTCGGGCCGCTCCACCCCCACCTTCGACTTGTATCAGGCCCTCCTGTCCTGCAAACAGTGCCTCTACAAATTCGGTGGCCACCGGCAGGCCGCAGGGCTGAAACTCGAACCATTCCAACTGGCCAATTTGAAAAATCTTTTTGCCTGGGCCGTGGAAGAGCAACTGGGCGCAAACCCGGCCCCGCCAGTCCTGGAACTGGACGCGGAACTGCCCTTTGCCTTGATCACGGCCACGTTGCTCAAAGAACTTGAACTCCTGCAGCCCTACGGCCAAGGAAACCCGAGGCCCATTTTCCTTTCCCCGCCGCTAAGCATCCTCAAACATCGTTTTTTCAGTCAAAAGAAACACTTGGAGCTGCATTTGTCCGACTCCAGCGACGGAACGAACATGCGCGCCGTGGCCTGGAGACAGGGAGAACGCTGGCAGGATGCATCTTTTACGGGCAAACAGATCAAGATCGCCTACACTCCGCGGCTGTCGAAATTCAATGGACTGCAACAGATCGAGCTGGCCGTGCAGGACATCCTGTCTTTGGAATAA
- a CDS encoding DUF3568 family protein, which translates to MKSLKNLMILLVLLSTGCAALVVGGAAAVGTYTYVAGQLQRTYNANLDATYQATLAGCEALGLPVQDKQKQLSKASVKVLDGDREAWISLTAQSSTTTEVSIRVGYLGDELASRRIHEAIQARL; encoded by the coding sequence ATGAAAAGCCTCAAGAATTTGATGATTCTTCTCGTGCTGCTCAGCACCGGATGCGCGGCGCTGGTGGTCGGAGGCGCGGCAGCGGTGGGAACGTACACTTATGTTGCCGGGCAGCTGCAGCGAACCTACAACGCCAATCTCGACGCCACGTACCAGGCCACGTTAGCCGGATGCGAAGCGCTTGGGCTGCCCGTGCAGGACAAGCAAAAGCAGCTCAGCAAGGCATCGGTCAAGGTGCTGGACGGGGACCGGGAAGCCTGGATATCGCTGACGGCCCAAAGCTCAACGACCACCGAAGTCTCCATCCGGGTGGGGTATCTTGGCGACGAACTGGCATCGCGGCGCATCCACGAAGCAATCCAGGCCCGGTTGTAA